taatttgaggattctgtaagtaataatataagaaaaaaacagaattataatataatcaacaaCTTTAACAGCAACAACAACTATTtagttcaattattatttaagtataatatacctaaagttggtgtatattatattgtgtacgtGTGTATAAGTGTGAATGTTttgttgttgaaaaaaaaaaatctacaataATCAACTACTtgtttacctatttaataaatagattgattgattgattaaaatatataataataataataatactatatgttgaaattaaattaaatatgaaataattaaatggttaatgaaatataattgtaataataaggaatttatcatttgaaataaaaagaaaaatagtatactatttttattcaaagaatattttacgaaaaaattatttttcaatcatttattttgtataaatgtaatatatttttcaagtgaGCAGCGACAAtgagtttaaaatacaaattttaattttaaatgacccAACAggcaatattttgtttgccgGTGTACGAGTGCTTAAAgtgatgttttataataatatgaatgtttataaatttatgtaaaattatcaaacattttttctacatCCTActcgattaataataattaataaattgtagaaACAGAAAGTTCAAGCAAATATAATTGGTTCGTTTTCGTGGATATACGTTGATTACCtacgtaggtattatataaatgcgaGTTCCgtctaaataaatgtatacgatttttaatacaatgtatatgttataatttataactacaatagtcaataataataataataataataaatttaatattatctcgtaaacgttaaaaatgttaagacgACTGGTGGAAAAAAGTAGTTATGAATCGGttatgacaataaaataatactgcgGCGTTGGAATAAACATCGTGCAATATAgaagaaaataattgatattactaTTCCTTGAAACGACGCATTATAAGCTCTCCTAAGCTCAATGTAATAGTAACCCTCGTCATTTtcgtgatttttaattttatatataattattattattttgattacaatTACGTTTGATTATTACGTTCTGGTGGGACACAACGgtattcatacaattattatagtattatagtacccTGCAGCTACCAAATTTTAGTTACATTACataaggtaggtatataatacgatatacaaTATCGACTGTAGCTTTTTATTTTGGTAGAAACTCcagaaaagtatttaaattgatgtgcgtgttttaaaatatatatatatattaataatattaataatagtaaaaataataataataataattacacattgATACGAATTTCGTGTTGGTCACAATCGAAATAgtgaaaatgaatataatattatgaatgtattattaatataagacGAGGATGGCGGAAAAGGAATGTTATTAGCTTAcctaagagaaaaaaaaattgaacgatactttatttcattagttatattatataggtatctaatgCTGTGGTTTACGAACCGatcgacataatattatgttgctgAATCTAATAAAGAAACTTGTCACGACAGCGTTGGaaaacctatatataatattaaatgtagtaaatgtattttaataaaacgtttCCTCTCCTACATCCgcagtgaaataaaataatattaccaaaaattactatgatgacgatgataataataataataataataataataaccactgTGGTGTAGTACAACAGTtgcaattgttatattatgctgAATTAACTCGTCCGTCCtcgatagatattattattattattattaccgtttAGCATTGTTgaatgtaagaaaaaaataatattaataatattaatggaaaTTTTATACAGCAGCGGCGGTCCTATTGCTTGTTATCGATTGCGTCGTCAGCCTTCCGAGCTTTGTGCCCACGGAAGGATGCCTGAATCTTCGTGGCGGCTTTGTGCAGCTCCGGATCGGCCAAGTCCACGTCCAACAGCTCGCTTAGGTCCGCGTCCTGTACACAACAGTTTAATGGATGTGTAGTACATTTTATGGgcgatatcaaaataaattgggTTACATATCATACGGTCAACGATGATGAACGAAGtatgacaataaattattatagcacgtgtatattgtataggtatatattgtacattttctgAATTGGTCGATGAGATGGTGAATTAATGATTTCATTCCAAGCAAATGGGTTTTTATACTGCAGCCTAGTGCAACAAACTTTTCCTGAGAACTTATTTCTACGCTGGAAAAAAACTTTCAATGTTCCGTTACATACATTGTGATCGCGAGACGCCGTGAAATGCAATTCGAAAATtgcaggaaaaaaatatttatagctcAACTTTTGACGCTTTTGAATTCTATGTAGGTCTAGAAGTAAAAGTGGACGAGTGACGTATTAACCATAAAACtatgcatattaatatagagTCTACtctctattttgtttttgaacgcatatcatattatataagcgaCGAATGTAATACATTAGGGTGTTCCACTATTcaactacattatattttagattccgaGCGTACATATtggtttttatgattaaatgataggtatatgtatttcGTTCTAGAATATTTGTTTCGAAAAACACTTTGTGGATTACTATAAAAGTTTCAACCGTAGGTAGTCGGTAAATGTGTATAGACAAGTAATTGAATCTGTATTTTCTCTTTtaagatgtatttatttaattttctaataattttaaacactgacaaaatccaaatatatttaggtaggAGCTCCTcccaaaattgattttgtattattactattttcagACAATggtttgacattttaattatattatttctgcaTTGCTAATATATGTTGTTCAAacgtttattgaaaatatattaaaaccgccaagtaaattaatattagtgtgtttgatgtattattaatatgcagaaaataatatcactGCTATTCAGTGTTATTATTCCTTTATTCTCATCGTGTACATTTCTCATGTCATTGACATATCAACCAATTATTGCTCATCtttacataacaataaaaacctCTAATTCAAAtggaaaatttatattatttctcgatatagaatattaataaaataatggaaatgtgtttgaattttgaatgtttCTTGATTAGGTTTCGTAGAAAATATAGTCTTgctaggtatttaaaattgcatgttattaaaataaataaaaataaaaataacgtgtttttatattaaaaatatcttgatTATAAGATCAATATTGtagttaaacataaaaatgtattttctatagaacttagaaaaaaaaatatttatcaatttttttataattattattggatcACAGTAAGTAAGAGTAAATCACATTTGCTTATTCGTCTGGAATTATAGatgtatcaattttattagctGTTTCAACCATAGTCAAGTTCTTTGTCTCATTAagactttataattttttttatttactcgtgtatatatttatatcctcAGTCTCTtttatgcttatataatattatatatttatattcgtacaattattgtaaatctttatgtatacatggtattataatttgtcacctatataatatagttctattttataacattatacactaaaattttaaaattaactttccCGTGCCAACTAatgttagttttatattatgattaaaaaaacattataccactataataatatcttactctcgcatataaataaatatttaagtatttatacctTGTTTATGTCGACGTTTTTCAACTGCGATTCGAGAGTCTCGTCTTTAGAAGTCAAAGCAGAAGCGGTAGCGCCACCAGGCTCATCTTTTCCGCCAGCTTGCTGTTTCCTAGTCATATGACCTCGGAACGAAGCTTGGATTTTGGTCGCGGCGTGACACAATtctgtttataaatacatgcaatacaaataaaaaaataaatagttttcgcGAACacatattgtgtgtgtgtatgtgtgtgatgTGAGAATTGTATTTCAACAGAttcgaaaaaaagaaaatcactAAACAAAAGAAAGAATTTCCATTTATCTTGTAATAAATGCACACACTATTCACATAGTATGTCACttgcacatacacacacatgcgcgcgcacacacaacACGACAAAAGTGTGCGTGCGCGCGGAACGCATTTCGTTTATGTGTCCTCGGGGGTTCGATTTTCCCTTACCAACGTCATCCGGCCGGAATTCCTTTTCGAAATCTACTTCCTCGGATGTTTTCATCGTGTCGGAGTTTTCTTCTTCGCTAACCGAACTGGTCAAACTGTCGCGGTCTCCCGAATctatatacacacaaacaGAATACGACGTAAATTCAATTACGATATACACTCTTCCCTTGCCATGATATGCATGTAAGTGTCTATAGGACTGGGGTTAGAAAAAGTCTCCTAGTATAAATCATGTCCACATCAATTCTATcgcaatgtattaatttttttttttttacgtcatGCGGCTGTGCAGgagttattaaaaagaaatttcgataaaaacataatcgaatataaaatgacatattaaattatctaggTAGGACAGATAGGTactgatattatatgttaacgATAATTTCTGGGGTCATCGTGCGAAGATTGGAAATGTATAGATTAGTGCTGATTGGGTAAACAATAGTGGTACAAAATCTCACTAGTTagattttcgtaaaaaaacaaaGGGTTCAAGCTCCCGTCGATTTAATTCCCCATTTGCaccaataatttaacaacttaatagtgatattatatattgtaattattgttctaCACTCCAAGTCTGCAAGCGCGGACAACTATATACtgcataaaacatattttaatattatgtatttatgaaatatatctaaatgctttttagatcatttttatgtacacGGTACACatgcatatatatgtatattgtatacagaaTGGCGAGTATACTGCAGTATTTGTATTGTTGCGCAcagctaaatataaaatatcgtacAAAGCTGGTAACCCAATCgtcatttaacatttaaaacgtgtataatttgttttaaatgtaatccATTTTCGCTGTCCTCCGCTTCCCAACTTCCACTCACATTCACTATCATCATCGGTCGGTGGTATTAAGCAGAGGGCATAACTCAAAGTGGTGTGCAGCGTgcctaaacatttttagcagATTCCGATGTCCTActcctatatatattttcaaaatgacaGTCGTATACAAACCGCTAATATAGATTGGAAGAGGAACTGCGCAATGCATTTTTAACGAACTTTTAAATCCTCATCACGCTATGGAAAATTATGCATGTCATTAAAACTTTTGGAACATAAGTACATAGTTGTACAAATTACATACacaaacctatataatatatatatgtgtgtgtatatgtaaaaGTCGAgtaatgtttaatttcaaaacatgatttatgggattcgcatattatattttacaatattgcagttatttgttttgtatcgattatttgtttaatttgacgttgttcacatttttatttcggtCATTAAAACATGTTTGGGAAACAAAAAATTGGAACGGCTTTCCGCTTACGACCTAAATACAATAGGCTAcgaaaacaatacaatacacGTTGATACGCcactacattttattatagtgttttagtaaatagtgaataatacgCAAACGTCGCAAAcgcattaaaaaatcaaaaagtacaataataattaaaataccggagtgaaaactttttaaaaatgatgtagGTTAAAAGTtgcaaaacaaacaaaaaatatattgtaatataaaaatgcatgatgaatacataataaataatatagtacatagattaaatacatataacactAGGTATTAGATACTTATTGTacgtatatttatgaatacaatttcAGGATTTAATTCACTCCcgaaatataggtacacgataattcaagataatataataaaaacaaaaagtatatatttaataccaaaaagtatttgaataccTTTACTCAAATACTCTTACTCAAATACTTTACAAGGgtgcatatataaatatatattatatatattatacaaatacaatatatataacaaatttacacACCCcatgtgtgttttattttttttataccataaCCCATAGCTGTTCCGTAGATACCATCGTTTTTGTGGGATTTTATTTATCCCAAATGCTattgctatataataaatattacctatagtttaaatttttgttttggtttTTGGCACTCAAAcagtatatttgaaaaatgcgAACAATGAGAAAGAATACTCGAGGAAAAAATacttgacaaaataaaatactcgaCTTCTTTTTTGTTAGtagataaaatgataataaaatgaacataaatagatgaacaataaaaacatgggtatataataataataacaataatattaaaaaaatgtctactacactatataatatatatatatgactttTGAAAGGGCGGTGTTGAGAAGGAAACACTGCCACACTGGTATATCTGTgccctacatttttttttttttttagattccgCATACAGTGGTGCAAATCAATGCTCCATTTTTCGTACCCTTAACTGTTTTATCATATTCTTGTgtcttttattctttttagtttatatgccttttttttaatcattggaACTGCTTCTTAcaaaaggattttttttttttttatcggtaaCATCCATCTCATTTGGCTCGTTCCAGCttacataaaatagtaatttacgaATATTGCAGTTATAATTTTCCAAACCAATTTTGTcaactaataataa
This genomic stretch from Rhopalosiphum maidis isolate BTI-1 chromosome 3, ASM367621v3, whole genome shotgun sequence harbors:
- the LOC113559830 gene encoding neuromodulin, which translates into the protein MGCNPSKDGSAVDGGGIVGVDGGGGGGGGGGVSDKLSSAAESDAAKTLLIPLSDDSGDRDSLTSSVSEEENSDTMKTSEEVDFEKEFRPDDVELCHAATKIQASFRGHMTRKQQAGGKDEPGGATASALTSKDETLESQLKNVDINKDADLSELLDVDLADPELHKAATKIQASFRGHKARKADDAIDNKQ